In the Aliarcobacter cryaerophilus genome, one interval contains:
- a CDS encoding cache domain-containing protein, whose amino-acid sequence MNNNIEKNLLKTILFIYIAISSSMILAISFFYVKNTQDNFEKQLLKYKSDYYIEIENSLKMKITMVMDILDYNIKNLNLSQDEIKKYTINFLNNLTFEENSSNYIFVYEVLNFEGGDNFAKMLVNPNRPDLFGKDISTNEEDGNGKKFREEFLENIKKYGESYTRYSYKKPDSKALQYKLSYFKYYPHFNWIIAAGVYIDDIENELNLKKDELKEEIRKQIIQNIILFVIFLIIAIITLALISNKIYKILKNYKKQVIENEKELKVLNKSLEEMISNIAHQWRQPLTELSSILMFIKLKFDTKTLDSKIMENKIEDATQVLEYMSHTIDDFRGFFSPKKEKERFYLHELIENILLISSNMFKNNNIEIVCDIDKNIVLNSYLNELQQVILNILKNAKDALVENNIKSPYIKIEAKVDEQNIYLSITDNAGGIKTEPINKIFEAYFTTKPQSQGTGIGLYMSKMILEKSMKGKLFVENIEDKARFTIKL is encoded by the coding sequence TTGAATAATAATATAGAAAAAAATCTACTAAAAACTATCCTATTTATATATATTGCAATAAGTTCATCTATGATTTTGGCAATATCATTTTTTTATGTAAAAAATACACAAGATAATTTTGAAAAACAACTATTAAAATATAAGAGTGATTATTATATTGAGATAGAAAATTCATTAAAGATGAAAATAACAATGGTAATGGATATTCTGGACTACAATATTAAAAACTTGAACCTAAGTCAAGACGAAATAAAAAAATATACAATTAATTTTTTAAATAATCTTACATTTGAAGAAAATAGTAGTAACTATATATTTGTTTATGAAGTTTTAAATTTTGAGGGTGGAGATAATTTTGCAAAGATGTTAGTAAATCCAAATAGACCTGATTTATTTGGTAAAGATATTTCAACAAATGAAGAAGATGGAAATGGTAAAAAATTTAGAGAAGAGTTTTTAGAGAATATTAAAAAATATGGAGAGTCTTATACAAGATATTCATATAAAAAACCTGATAGTAAAGCTCTTCAATATAAGCTATCATATTTTAAATATTACCCACATTTCAACTGGATAATAGCAGCTGGAGTTTATATAGATGATATAGAAAATGAGTTAAACTTAAAAAAAGATGAGTTAAAAGAGGAGATAAGAAAACAAATTATTCAAAATATTATTCTGTTTGTGATTTTTTTGATTATTGCTATTATAACTCTAGCTCTTATTTCAAATAAAATTTATAAAATTTTAAAAAACTACAAAAAACAAGTTATTGAAAACGAAAAAGAGTTAAAAGTTTTAAATAAATCTCTTGAAGAGATGATTTCAAATATTGCTCATCAATGGAGACAACCATTAACAGAGTTATCTTCTATCCTAATGTTTATAAAATTAAAATTCGATACAAAAACCCTAGATAGTAAAATTATGGAGAATAAAATAGAGGATGCAACGCAAGTTTTAGAATATATGTCTCATACTATTGATGATTTTAGAGGATTTTTTTCACCAAAAAAAGAGAAAGAGAGATTTTATCTTCATGAACTTATAGAAAATATATTATTAATTAGTTCAAATATGTTTAAAAATAATAATATAGAAATAGTGTGTGATATTGATAAAAATATAGTTTTAAACAGCTATTTGAATGAACTTCAACAAGTAATTTTAAATATTTTAAAAAATGCAAAAGATGCTTTAGTAGAAAACAATATAAAGAGTCCATATATCAAAATTGAAGCAAAAGTTGATGAGCAAAATATATATTTGTCTATAACTGATAATGCAGGTGGAATTAAAACAGAACCAATAAATAAAATATTTGAAGCATATTTTACCACTAAACCTCAAAGCCAAGGAACTGGAATTGGGCTTTATATGTCAAAAATGATTTTAGAAAAAAGTATGAAAGGTAAATTATTTGTAGAAAATATAGAAGATAAAGCTAGATTTACAATAAAGTTATAA
- a CDS encoding response regulator transcription factor, whose protein sequence is MNNLLKKLKAFTILYVEDDRGIRENFEEILKHYFKEVFVAKNSKEAYDKYLLEKPDLLMTDIKMENESGIDLIKKIRENDKDIKVVITSAYTNLDYLLEATELNLIKYIVKPITNAKLIEAFESFLKSNTNQKIYMLKDNWYFNTQKSIISNDKEEFVLTKKEILFLELLISKKSVISYEEIFNHICDDNILMSQNAMRQFIKNFRKKLPLNYLKNIQGVGYYIET, encoded by the coding sequence ATGAATAATTTACTAAAAAAACTTAAAGCATTTACAATCTTATATGTTGAAGACGATAGAGGAATAAGAGAAAATTTTGAAGAGATTTTAAAACACTATTTCAAAGAAGTTTTTGTTGCAAAAAATTCTAAAGAGGCTTATGATAAGTATCTTTTAGAAAAACCAGATTTATTAATGACTGATATAAAGATGGAAAATGAATCAGGTATTGATTTAATAAAAAAGATTAGAGAAAATGATAAAGATATAAAAGTAGTAATAACTTCTGCATATACAAATTTGGATTATCTTTTAGAGGCAACTGAACTTAATTTAATAAAATATATAGTCAAACCTATTACAAATGCAAAATTAATTGAGGCATTTGAATCTTTTTTAAAATCAAATACTAATCAGAAAATATATATGCTAAAAGATAATTGGTATTTTAATACTCAAAAATCTATTATCTCAAATGATAAAGAAGAGTTTGTTTTAACCAAAAAAGAGATTTTGTTTTTGGAACTTTTAATATCAAAAAAGTCAGTTATTTCATATGAGGAGATTTTTAATCATATATGTGATGATAATATTTTAATGAGTCAAAATGCAATGAGGCAATTTATAAAAAATTTTAGAAAGAAATTACCTTTGAACTATTTAAAAAATATTCAAGGGGTTGGTTATTATATAGAAACTTAA
- a CDS encoding endonuclease/exonuclease/phosphatase family protein — MIIKTATFNLFQFCSPEFSFYTKKEKFKKDDWEEKKNWIKKQLQKMDCDIVGFQEVFSQEELKELVLECGFKEFVVTQNPKLDEKNRVFKTTTVALASKFPIKNIENISKSSDFTFAREPIKAIISLKNDLDINVYVAHLKSNRLNEFEYKFTKDSTLEEKKSKLDIALKNNYSLSLKQRLNEAKALHFDIKKQILPSILLCDLNDREFSITIDALTNKRFYKNELKKDDFILFDSYDIAPKKVYNPHPEFKGFKRTPTSYFVGHGNTLDFIFVSKDLKNSVKNHKVFDEHLQKNRNGTLKQSDHAQVVCEIEI, encoded by the coding sequence ATGATAATAAAAACTGCTACTTTTAATCTTTTTCAATTTTGTTCACCTGAGTTTTCATTTTACACAAAAAAAGAAAAGTTTAAAAAAGATGATTGGGAAGAGAAAAAAAATTGGATAAAAAAGCAACTACAAAAAATGGATTGCGATATAGTTGGTTTTCAAGAGGTTTTTTCACAAGAAGAGTTAAAAGAGTTAGTTTTAGAGTGTGGATTTAAAGAGTTTGTTGTAACCCAAAATCCAAAACTAGATGAGAAAAATAGAGTTTTTAAAACAACAACAGTAGCCTTAGCAAGTAAATTTCCCATAAAAAATATAGAAAATATCTCAAAAAGTTCTGATTTTACTTTTGCTAGAGAACCTATAAAAGCAATAATATCTTTAAAAAATGATTTAGATATAAATGTATATGTAGCTCACTTAAAATCAAATAGATTAAATGAGTTTGAGTATAAATTTACAAAAGATTCTACTCTTGAAGAGAAAAAATCAAAACTTGATATAGCACTAAAAAATAACTATTCTTTATCACTTAAACAAAGACTTAATGAAGCAAAAGCACTTCACTTTGATATAAAAAAGCAAATACTTCCTTCAATTTTACTTTGTGACTTAAATGATAGAGAGTTTTCAATAACTATTGATGCTTTAACAAATAAGAGATTTTATAAAAATGAGTTAAAAAAAGATGATTTTATACTTTTTGATAGCTATGATATTGCTCCAAAAAAAGTTTACAATCCACACCCTGAGTTTAAAGGGTTCAAAAGAACACCTACAAGCTATTTTGTAGGACATGGAAATACCCTTGATTTTATCTTTGTATCAAAAGATTTAAAAAATAGTGTAAAAAATCATAAAGTCTTTGATGAACATTTACAAAAAAATAGAAACGGAACACTAAAACAAAGTGATCATGCTCAAGTTGTTTGTGAAATTGAGATTTAA
- a CDS encoding cache domain-containing protein: MKLSKFITKFIFITAFSSIIAAFLISIFFQYQNFKNEFNHYKKEFTEQKKEEVKNEVLMIYGLIKYKEELLRKTVEDILIDRVNQAYALAMDIYETNKQTKTENEIKYLIAQSLNNFKFKDHNNYFFINSNKGQAILFDNKITLDKYVDIWDLKDSNNKPIIQNQAKIAKEQKEGFVTNKFIKPNSNDKNSYSKISYIKLFEPFDWHIGTGEYIDELTKNNQEEIINWLNTLKYENSSYSFLNTTDGYTLIFEGKKVEPKLHPSPELFKQQLEISKNPNGDFYEYKFKKPNSNEEFDKISFVKQYENYNWIIGCGVYLDEIEKELQRKNEIFKKNITQQIVSMFIIFLFILVAIYFISKYIADFINKNIKNLIHSFSKAALKNEKVDTNQLNFKEFIILAHSLNKTLENKNMVEKKLQDYINIVNQNVIISSTNIQGVITEVSEAFCEISGYKKDELIGKSHNIVRHPNTPTSFYKEMWNTLLSKKEWRGEIKNLAKNGDIYWIYAIITPILKNSEIIGFTSIKSNITNKKHIEELSITDELTKIYNRRFFNIKIEEEINRAKRDKKELCLIILDIDFFKQYNDTYGHQEGDIVIKSVANVLKNRTNRADDFAFRVGGEEFVIITHIEKDKVFDYALSIKDDIENLKIEHRGNKASKYVTISLGVVCKNAIEINSSKEIYKKADDNLYEAKRSGRNCLVIK, encoded by the coding sequence TTGAAATTATCAAAATTTATAACAAAATTTATATTTATTACTGCATTTTCATCTATTATAGCAGCATTCTTAATCTCTATTTTTTTTCAATATCAAAATTTTAAAAATGAGTTTAACCACTACAAAAAAGAGTTTACAGAACAAAAAAAAGAAGAAGTTAAAAATGAAGTTTTAATGATTTATGGATTAATAAAATATAAAGAAGAGTTATTAAGAAAAACAGTAGAAGATATATTAATAGATAGGGTAAATCAAGCTTATGCTTTAGCTATGGATATTTATGAAACTAATAAACAAACAAAAACTGAAAATGAGATAAAATATTTAATAGCACAATCTTTAAATAATTTTAAATTTAAAGATCACAACAACTACTTTTTTATAAATAGCAATAAAGGTCAAGCTATTTTGTTTGATAATAAAATAACTCTTGATAAATATGTTGATATTTGGGATTTAAAAGATTCAAATAATAAACCTATAATACAAAATCAAGCAAAAATAGCAAAAGAGCAAAAAGAGGGATTTGTAACTAATAAATTTATAAAACCAAACTCAAATGATAAAAATAGTTATTCAAAAATATCTTATATAAAACTTTTTGAACCTTTTGATTGGCATATTGGAACAGGTGAATATATAGATGAATTAACTAAAAATAATCAAGAAGAGATAATAAATTGGCTAAATACTCTAAAATATGAAAATAGCAGTTACTCTTTTTTAAATACTACAGATGGATATACTTTAATTTTTGAAGGCAAAAAAGTTGAACCAAAGCTTCACCCATCCCCTGAGCTATTTAAACAACAATTAGAAATTTCTAAAAATCCAAATGGTGATTTTTATGAATATAAGTTTAAAAAACCAAATAGTAATGAAGAGTTTGATAAAATTTCTTTTGTAAAACAATATGAAAATTATAATTGGATTATTGGTTGTGGAGTATATTTGGATGAAATTGAAAAAGAATTACAAAGAAAAAATGAAATTTTTAAAAAAAATATAACTCAACAAATAGTTTCTATGTTTATTATCTTTTTATTTATTTTAGTAGCTATTTATTTTATCTCAAAATATATAGCAGATTTTATAAATAAAAATATAAAAAATCTAATTCATTCTTTTAGCAAAGCGGCTTTAAAAAATGAAAAAGTAGATACAAATCAACTTAACTTTAAAGAGTTTATAATTCTTGCACATAGTTTAAATAAGACTCTTGAAAATAAAAATATGGTTGAAAAAAAACTTCAAGATTATATAAATATTGTTAATCAAAATGTAATAATTTCATCTACAAATATACAAGGAGTTATAACTGAAGTTAGTGAAGCATTTTGCGAAATTTCAGGATATAAAAAAGATGAACTTATAGGAAAATCGCACAATATCGTAAGACATCCTAATACTCCTACTAGTTTTTATAAAGAGATGTGGAATACTCTTTTAAGTAAAAAAGAGTGGAGAGGTGAAATTAAAAATCTTGCTAAAAATGGTGATATTTATTGGATTTATGCCATCATAACTCCTATTTTAAAAAATAGTGAAATTATAGGTTTTACATCAATAAAATCAAATATAACAAACAAAAAACATATAGAAGAGCTTTCAATAACAGATGAGTTAACAAAAATATACAATAGAAGATTTTTTAATATAAAAATTGAAGAGGAGATAAATAGAGCAAAAAGAGATAAAAAAGAGCTTTGTTTAATTATTTTAGATATTGACTTTTTTAAACAGTACAATGACACTTATGGTCACCAAGAAGGCGATATTGTAATAAAAAGTGTAGCAAATGTTTTAAAAAATAGAACAAATAGAGCTGATGATTTTGCATTTAGAGTTGGGGGAGAAGAGTTTGTAATAATTACTCATATTGAAAAAGATAAAGTTTTTGACTATGCACTATCTATTAAAGATGATATAGAAAATCTAAAAATAGAGCATAGAGGAAATAAAGCCTCAAAATATGTAACAATTTCTCTAGGAGTAGTTTGTAAAAATGCAATTGAGATAAATAGTAGTAAAGAGATATATAAAAAAGCTGATGATAATCTGTATGAAGCTAAAAGAAGTGGAAGAAACTGTCTGGTTATAAAATAG
- a CDS encoding Spy/CpxP family protein refolding chaperone, whose protein sequence is MRKIVSSLALASILVSGLYAQQGGANCDFRKDGKNSPINQKDGKKMSKQNYGILGMFYELNLTADQKTKIDNIINESKKNQELPCDAFTKDSFDKDKFIKIMKDKREKNQELHADVIDKAYKVLDSKQKEQLRTLLDLRKEKMKQRFED, encoded by the coding sequence ATGAGAAAAATTGTATCAAGTTTAGCATTGGCTTCAATCTTAGTAAGTGGTTTGTACGCACAACAAGGTGGGGCAAATTGTGATTTTAGAAAAGATGGTAAAAATTCTCCTATAAATCAAAAAGATGGTAAAAAAATGTCAAAACAAAATTATGGTATTTTAGGAATGTTTTATGAACTAAATTTAACAGCAGATCAAAAAACAAAAATTGATAACATAATTAATGAAAGTAAAAAAAATCAAGAGCTTCCTTGTGATGCATTTACTAAAGATAGTTTTGATAAAGATAAATTTATTAAAATTATGAAAGATAAAAGAGAAAAAAATCAAGAGTTACATGCAGATGTGATCGATAAAGCTTATAAAGTTTTAGATTCAAAACAAAAAGAGCAATTAAGAACTCTACTTGATTTAAGAAAAGAGAAGATGAAACAAAGATTTGAAGACTAA
- a CDS encoding response regulator transcription factor, whose translation MIKIAMIEDDLELAEVLSLYLKQFNIEVVNFEEPFLALSSLKLQKFDLLILDLTLPGMDGLDVCKRVVDEFNIPIIISSARSDISDKVTALKLGADDYLPKPYDPRELEVRIRTILRRFNKSYEKEEPNLKKTFILDEEKKDITKDGISIKLTAAEFEILSLFIKREGFIVSRDDIFENSDILNSDYESSGSLAVIINRIRHKIEDNQKEPKYLQTIRGMGYKFVQ comes from the coding sequence TTGATAAAAATTGCAATGATAGAAGATGATTTAGAATTAGCAGAGGTTTTATCTTTGTATCTAAAGCAGTTTAATATTGAAGTAGTAAATTTTGAAGAGCCATTTTTGGCTCTTTCTAGTTTGAAACTACAAAAGTTTGATTTACTAATTTTAGATTTAACTCTTCCTGGAATGGATGGATTAGATGTTTGTAAAAGAGTTGTTGATGAGTTTAATATTCCAATAATAATTTCAAGTGCAAGAAGTGATATAAGTGATAAAGTTACAGCTTTGAAACTTGGCGCTGATGATTATTTACCAAAACCTTATGACCCAAGAGAGTTGGAAGTAAGAATAAGAACAATTTTACGAAGATTTAATAAATCCTATGAAAAAGAAGAGCCAAATCTTAAAAAAACTTTTATTTTGGATGAAGAGAAAAAAGATATCACAAAAGATGGTATCTCTATAAAATTAACAGCAGCAGAGTTTGAGATTTTAAGCTTATTTATAAAAAGAGAAGGATTTATTGTAAGTCGTGATGATATTTTTGAAAACTCTGATATTTTAAATAGTGATTATGAAAGTAGTGGCTCTTTAGCAGTTATTATAAATAGAATAAGGCATAAAATAGAAGATAATCAAAAAGAGCCGAAATATCTTCAAACAATTAGAGGAATGGGATATAAATTTGTACAATGA
- a CDS encoding ArsS family sensor histidine kinase: MNKNSIIFSTTLNFLITSLLLIVSFIFLLSHENFKKNEQIFERYKPIIKMVSGKKFYFDKDFHKNLLDMNYELFESKEEIKNILSNNKKMIFARSNKHNETFKIFEIDGKIYLFFEKFDTQILIKDLESQNLTNSFYTIFVFVSLLIVITILYINTLKKLLPLKELKDKVINFGDEKFDFELSNSSSKDEVTLLANEFKKSAQKLKNIKESRNIFIRNIMHELKTPITKGKFLLQLEKSDENIEKLKMVFNRLESLINEFATIEELISQNRVLEKKSYFLEDLLDNAKDILMIDDNCVKNSYENIKLNVNFKLFSIAIKNLIDNAIKYSNDKKVEVLTQNEDILFVNSGKKLEGDFEKYLEPFYSKSSNESFGLGLYIVFNILKANGYNLLYKYEDGKNIFIVKKG; encoded by the coding sequence ATGAATAAAAATTCAATAATATTTTCTACAACACTAAATTTTCTTATAACCTCTCTTTTATTGATAGTATCTTTTATATTTTTATTAAGTCATGAAAACTTCAAAAAAAATGAACAAATATTTGAAAGATATAAACCAATAATAAAAATGGTAAGTGGTAAGAAATTTTATTTTGATAAAGATTTTCATAAAAATTTACTAGATATGAATTATGAACTATTTGAAAGCAAAGAAGAGATAAAAAATATTTTAAGTAACAACAAAAAAATGATTTTTGCAAGATCAAACAAACATAATGAAACTTTTAAAATATTTGAAATAGATGGAAAAATTTATCTATTTTTTGAAAAATTTGATACTCAAATTTTAATAAAAGATTTAGAGAGCCAGAATCTTACAAATAGTTTTTATACTATTTTTGTATTTGTTTCTCTTTTAATTGTAATAACAATTTTGTATATAAATACTTTAAAAAAACTACTTCCACTAAAAGAGTTAAAAGATAAGGTTATAAATTTTGGTGATGAAAAGTTTGATTTTGAATTGTCAAATAGTAGCAGTAAAGATGAGGTTACTCTTTTGGCAAACGAGTTCAAAAAAAGTGCCCAAAAGCTTAAAAATATCAAAGAGTCAAGAAATATTTTTATAAGAAATATTATGCATGAGCTTAAAACTCCAATTACAAAAGGAAAGTTTCTTTTACAGCTTGAAAAAAGCGATGAAAATATAGAAAAATTAAAGATGGTTTTTAACCGCTTAGAAAGTTTAATAAATGAATTTGCAACAATCGAAGAGCTTATTTCTCAAAATAGAGTTTTAGAAAAAAAGAGTTATTTTTTAGAAGATTTACTTGATAATGCAAAAGATATTTTGATGATAGATGATAATTGTGTTAAAAATTCATACGAAAATATTAAGTTAAATGTAAATTTTAAACTATTTTCAATAGCTATAAAAAACTTAATTGATAATGCAATAAAGTATTCAAATGATAAAAAAGTTGAAGTTTTAACACAAAATGAAGATATTTTATTTGTAAATAGTGGAAAAAAATTAGAAGGAGATTTTGAAAAATACCTTGAACCTTTTTATAGTAAATCCTCAAATGAGTCTTTTGGTTTAGGTCTTTATATTGTTTTTAATATTTTAAAGGCAAATGGATATAATTTGCTTTATAAATATGAAGATGGTAAAAATATTTTTATTGTCAAAAAAGGATAA
- a CDS encoding NAD(P)/FAD-dependent oxidoreductase, whose product MFASNLDKNKFKNICLIDSNSKIGQKIKVSGGAKCNITNEFVSDKNYLGDRTFAKEILKNFSKDDLLKFLNKNQVFPKINPKIVKGTYFCNSSQDVIDMFALKTSHIKKYFDTKVLDVDFNNFFTIKTSNGIIESKKVVFASGGLSYSSLGASSIAFDIAKKFDHTINKLNPALVGFTVQKEQFWFKELSGLSIFVNILTDSKDGKKAIEGNLLFAHKGFSGPAVLTSSLYWEKGKIEIDFLPKDKIEKFLIGNRNISTALPLPKRFIQEFLSSVDLEDKSCSKLTQQDLEKLKLLKNYELSPAGNFGYTKAEVTKGGIDTNEINHNSFESLKQKDLYFIGECLDLTGELGGFNFQIVFSQAFICANHLNKN is encoded by the coding sequence ATGTTTGCTTCAAATTTGGATAAAAATAAATTTAAAAATATTTGTCTAATAGATTCAAATAGCAAAATAGGGCAAAAAATAAAGGTTTCAGGTGGAGCTAAATGTAATATCACAAATGAGTTTGTAAGTGATAAAAACTATTTAGGAGATAGAACTTTTGCAAAAGAGATTTTAAAGAATTTTTCAAAAGATGATTTATTAAAATTTTTAAATAAAAATCAAGTTTTCCCAAAAATTAACCCTAAAATTGTAAAAGGAACATATTTTTGTAACTCTAGTCAAGATGTTATTGATATGTTTGCTTTAAAAACTTCACATATTAAAAAATATTTTGATACAAAAGTTTTAGATGTTGATTTTAATAATTTTTTTACAATTAAAACATCAAATGGAATAATAGAGTCAAAAAAAGTTGTATTTGCTAGTGGTGGACTATCGTATAGCTCTTTAGGAGCTTCAAGCATAGCATTTGATATAGCAAAAAAATTTGACCACACAATCAACAAATTAAACCCAGCACTTGTAGGATTTACAGTTCAAAAAGAGCAGTTTTGGTTTAAAGAGTTATCAGGATTATCTATATTTGTAAATATTTTAACAGATAGCAAAGATGGGAAAAAGGCAATTGAAGGAAATCTTCTTTTTGCTCATAAAGGATTTAGTGGACCAGCTGTTTTGACCTCCTCTTTATATTGGGAAAAAGGAAAAATAGAAATAGATTTTTTACCAAAAGATAAAATAGAAAAGTTTTTAATTGGAAATAGAAATATCTCAACTGCACTTCCTTTACCAAAAAGATTTATTCAAGAGTTTTTATCTTCAGTAGATTTAGAAGATAAAAGTTGTTCAAAACTAACACAGCAAGATTTAGAAAAATTAAAACTTCTAAAAAATTATGAATTAAGTCCTGCTGGAAATTTTGGATATACAAAAGCTGAGGTTACAAAAGGTGGAATTGATACAAATGAGATAAATCATAACTCTTTTGAAAGTTTAAAACAAAAAGATCTATATTTTATAGGAGAGTGTTTGGATTTAACAGGAGAACTTGGGGGCTTTAATTTCCAAATAGTATTTTCACAAGCCTTTATTTGTGCAAATCACCTAAATAAGAATTAA
- a CDS encoding methyl-accepting chemotaxis protein yields the protein MFFGNKKNDSLIESLTNEILELKKKLEEKDNELKNLINSSSLKLDDIVKNKDKEIELYKTISSFSQEEGLVVLDENDKLFFVNDLSKSHIQDFSSIINAVKSNEDKVILEECEAKISVKKYNNYNIVSLVKTSIHDNKEGGLLERHNKNMTRSLGDTQNTYLELLKELQDMQKESKETALGSTQGLTLTKEVVIDTDNLYKEIASENEVVESLVSKSKDIAQVINIIQEIAFQTNILSLNAAVEAATAGEAGKGFAVVAQEVRNLASRSADAAKQIKDVVTTIQKETEKIKESSDTVTSVINETKGRIESLSKLMNTFQKNSNRAVFEVESISNKIFINLAKLDHVIYKNNLYQLIFGNSHNFKPVDHTQCRLGQWYNTGLGKQEFSFTHSYKGLDNPHSIVHKEANILANECSGHEISCSKELIENKIELVEKASEQVFIFLDRILEEKNEQVMKEAANKLFNEEK from the coding sequence ATGTTCTTTGGAAACAAAAAAAATGATAGTTTAATAGAGAGTTTAACAAATGAGATTTTAGAGCTTAAAAAGAAGCTTGAAGAAAAAGATAATGAATTAAAAAATTTAATTAATTCAAGCTCTTTAAAACTAGATGATATTGTTAAAAATAAAGATAAAGAGATTGAACTTTACAAAACTATCTCATCTTTTTCTCAAGAAGAGGGATTAGTTGTATTAGATGAAAATGATAAACTTTTTTTTGTAAATGACTTATCAAAATCGCATATACAAGATTTCTCATCAATTATAAATGCTGTTAAATCAAATGAAGATAAAGTAATTCTTGAAGAGTGTGAAGCAAAAATCTCTGTAAAAAAATATAATAACTACAATATCGTATCTTTAGTAAAAACATCTATTCATGACAATAAAGAGGGTGGACTGCTAGAGCGACATAATAAAAATATGACAAGATCTTTAGGTGATACTCAAAATACATACTTAGAACTTTTAAAAGAGCTTCAAGATATGCAAAAAGAGTCAAAAGAGACAGCACTTGGTTCAACTCAAGGATTAACTTTGACAAAAGAGGTTGTAATTGATACAGATAATTTATATAAAGAGATTGCAAGTGAAAATGAAGTTGTAGAATCTTTGGTTTCTAAAAGTAAGGATATTGCTCAAGTTATAAATATTATTCAAGAAATTGCGTTCCAAACAAATATTCTTTCACTTAATGCTGCTGTTGAAGCAGCAACTGCAGGAGAAGCTGGAAAAGGATTTGCTGTTGTTGCTCAAGAAGTGCGAAATCTTGCAAGTAGAAGTGCAGATGCTGCAAAACAGATAAAAGATGTTGTTACAACAATTCAAAAAGAGACTGAAAAGATAAAAGAGAGTTCTGATACTGTTACATCAGTTATTAATGAGACAAAAGGAAGAATTGAGTCTTTAAGTAAATTAATGAATACATTCCAAAAAAATTCAAATAGAGCTGTTTTTGAAGTTGAAAGTATTTCAAATAAAATCTTTATAAATCTTGCTAAACTTGACCATGTTATTTATAAAAATAATTTATATCAATTAATTTTTGGTAACTCACATAACTTTAAACCAGTTGATCATACACAGTGTAGGCTTGGACAGTGGTATAATACAGGACTTGGAAAACAAGAGTTTAGTTTCACTCACTCTTATAAAGGCTTAGACAATCCACACTCAATTGTTCACAAAGAGGCAAATATTCTTGCAAATGAGTGTTCTGGACATGAGATATCTTGTTCAAAAGAGTTAATAGAAAATAAAATTGAACTTGTTGAAAAAGCAAGTGAGCAGGTATTTATATTCTTAGATAGAATTCTTGAAGAGAAAAATGAGCAAGTTATGAAAGAAGCTGCAAATAAACTATTTAATGAGGAGAAATAA
- a CDS encoding response regulator, giving the protein MSKKYSILVIDDEIEILDMLSRFLNRNPNFSVQTFSNPVSALSSINNNTKYDLVLLDIMMPQMNGLDVLEKLKEINSDQKVIMMTAYSTLDKVLKSHKIGATNYVMKPFSSLDSLEKKVIEVLEA; this is encoded by the coding sequence ATGAGTAAAAAGTATTCAATTTTAGTAATTGATGATGAAATAGAAATTTTAGATATGTTAAGCAGATTTTTAAATAGAAATCCAAATTTTAGTGTTCAAACATTTTCCAATCCAGTTTCGGCTTTGAGTTCAATAAATAATAACACAAAATATGATTTAGTTTTACTCGATATTATGATGCCTCAAATGAATGGTTTGGATGTTTTGGAAAAATTAAAAGAGATAAATAGTGATCAAAAAGTTATTATGATGACTGCTTATTCAACTTTGGATAAGGTTTTAAAATCTCATAAAATAGGTGCAACAAACTATGTTATGAAACCTTTTAGTTCTCTTGATTCATTAGAAAAAAAGGTAATTGAAGTCCTAGAAGCATAA